From the genome of Amylibacter sp. IMCC11727:
TGAAAGTGTCGCCCTGCGAGCGGTTATGTGAGTGCTTGGGCCAATGTGGCGAGCGCGGTGATGGCGACAAACCCGAGCATGATCGGGCGCAAATTCCAATCTGACAGGCGATTGAACAGACGCGCACCGACCCAGACGCCGAGCATGAGGGCAGGCATGGCGAGGATGGCATAGGCGACGGTGGCCCATGTTATCAAGCCTACGGCCCAAAAGCTGAAGCAGGCCAAACCGATGAGCCCCCCTGCCAGACATACGATATTGGCGCGCGCCTGCTGAGACGGTGCGCCGCGTGCGAGGATTGCCGTTGCAAACACGGGACCAGCGATTGCGGTCATGCCTTGGGTCAACCCTGCAAACGCCCCTGCGAGATATGTGCCCGTCGGGGTGATAAAGGCGGCGAGGCGTTTTTGTTGGGCGATGACAACGAGCATGGCGAGCACGAGGATCGAGATAGCAATTTTGAGCGGTTGAGGGTCGATCATGCTGGCAAAAAATGCGCCCGTCGGGACAAAAATCACGAACATAGACAGCATCGGCAAAACCGCTTTGCGCTCTGCGTGTTTTAGCGCCCCGAAAACTAGGCCCAGTGCGACAGGAATTTCGATGATGACTTCGATCACGATGGCTTGGGCTGGGCCGTAAACATAGGCCAGCGCGGGCACAACGAGCAGGGCAGAGCCAAAGCCTGCAAAGCCGCGAAAAATACCTGCTAAGAAAACAATTAACCAAACAAGGATCAGCGTGCCGTCAATAATGATGGGCGTACCAAGAAAAGTGAAACCGCTAGCCAAGATGCGCTGTGGCCCCAAGGGCCTGTTCAAAGTCAGCGATCAAGTCGTCGATGTGTTCGATGCCGATAGAAATGCGCAACAGGTTGTCTGGGATGCCACTGTCTGGGCCTGCAACGGTGCGGCGGTGTTCGATGAGGCTTTCTACGCCGCCAAGAGATGTGGCGGGGATAAAGAGTTCGGTTTTCTTGGCCATCTCAAACGCGCGATTGTCTTTGCCATTGATCAGGATCGACATCATGCCCCCAAAGCCGTTGTGCATTTGGTTGGCGGCAACGTGATGGCTGGGATGAGTTGGCAGGCCTGGGTAGAGGACGGTTTCAATATCCCTATGCGCAGCAAAGTGTTTGGCGAAAGCCATGGCATTGCTGGAGCAGGCTGCATAGCGGATGTGGAGTGTGCGCAGGGAGCGGATCAGAAGCCATGCTTCGAAGGCAGGCAAGATTGTGCCTTGGAAGCTGCGCACGTTGCGGATTTCGTCCCAAATATGCAAATCGGTACGGGCGGATAAGACGCCTGCGGTGAAGTCGGAATGCCCGCCCATGTATTTGGTGGCGGAGTGGAAGGAGATGTCTGCGCCCAGATCGAGCGGTTTTTGCGTGCAGGGCGGGGCGGCGGTGCTGTCTACCATAAGAATTGCGCCTGCGGCGTGGGCCAATTCTGCGGCGGCAGCAATATCGGTGATGGACCAATCGCCATTGGCGGGGGTTTCGATCCAAACAAGTTTGGTTTTGCCAGGCTGGATTTGGTCTGCGAGCGCGTCGAGATCACCCGCAGGGAAGTGATCAAGGCTAATGACGCCCCGTGCTGCTTGGCGGTCAAGCCATTGCAGGCCAACGTGGTACATCATACCTTGCGCAACCACATGTGCTTGTGGCGGTAAGGCCTCCACCACGGCCACAGAGGCGGACATGCCAGAGTTAAACAAGAGGCTATCATCCGAACCTTCGAGCGCGGCGATGATCTCTTCTGCGTGCGTGGTCGTCGGGCCCGCATAGCGAGAGTAGATATAGCCTTCACGCAGATCGTAGTTTTCATCCCGCGCGAAGGTGGATGTTGCGAGCATTGGCGGCACAACGGAGCCCGTTGCTTCGTCGATGTGGCGCAGTGCTTGTGCCGCGAGTGTTTCAGGCGCGAGGCTGTTTTTCTTCACGGCTTATGCACCGCGATAGGGTTCAACGTATTGCAGCGCCATATCCCACGGGAAGAAAATCCATGTGTCTTGGGATACGCCAGTGATAAACGTGTCCACCATCGGTTCCCCTTCGGGTTTGGCGTAAACGGTGGCGAAGTGGGCGTTGGGGTACAATTTGCGCACCAATTCCAGCGTTTTGCCCGAATCCACCAGATCGTCGATGATCAGCACACCAGTGCCATCGCCCATCAACTCGCTATCTGGGGATTTGAGAACTTTTGCTTCGCGTCGTTCATTCGCGGCGCCACCGCCTGCGTGGTAGGACATGACGGAAATTGTATCGACGGTGCGGATATCCAATTCGCGGGAAACAATCATCGCAGGGGCCATGCCACCACGGGTGATCGCCACAACTGCACGCCAATCCCCATTGTCAGGGCCTTTTCCATCCAATCGCCAAGCCAATGCACGGCTGTCGCGGTGAATTTGATCCCAAGAGATGTGGAAGCCTTTTTCGTGGGGCAGACGGTTTTCGGACATGGCAGCAGAGACTCGCATTAAGAAATGTTGTGTGGCGTTGATACTATGGCGGGCGAGCGGTGGGAAGGGGGTTGAGTTTATCAATGGCGCGGGTTAAATGATGTTACGTTAGCGATAACGTAAATAGTAAACACGGAGTGCTAGATGACCTTAAACGCCACAATCAACGAAGTGACGGCGCGTATTTCTGCGCGGTCTGCCGAGGCACGATCCAAGTATCTAGCGCAAATGGCGGCGGCGCGGTCTGATGGACCAAAGCGGGCGCATTTGTCGTGCGGGAACCAAGCCCATGCTTATGCCCCAATGGAGGGAGACAAGGATGCGCTCGCCAAAGGGCGCGGCGCGAATGTGGGGATCATCACTGCTTATAACGATATGCTGTCGGCGCATCATCCGTTCGCAGCATATCCCGATCACATCAAGGATGCAGTGCGCGGTGTTGGAGCCACGGCGCAGGTGGCGGCGGGGGTTCCAGCTATGTGTGATGGGGTCACGCAGGGACAGGATGGAATGGAGCTGTCGTTGTTTTCACGCGATGCCATTGCGATGTCGGCGGCGATTGGTTTGTCGCACAATGTATTTGATTCAACAGTATACTTGGGTGTTTGCGATAAAATTGTTCCGGGACTGGTCATTGCGGCAGCGCGGTTTGGGCATCTGCCAGCGGTGTTTTTACCAGCGGGGCCTATGCCGTCTGGTATGGGCAACGATGAAAAGACGCAGGTGCGAAAGGATTTTGCCGAAGGAAAATGTGATCGCGACGCACTAATGGCGGCGGAAATGGCGAGCTATCATGGGGCGGGGACCTGCACGTTTTACGGCACAGCGAATACCAACCAGATGCTCATGGAGTTTATGGGGCTGCATTTGCCTGGCAGCAGTTTCGTGGCCCCAAACACGCCGCTGCGCGCAGCGCTGACCACCGAGGGTGCGAAGATTGCGGCAGGATTGTCTGATCTGGGCAATTCGTACACACCTGTCAGCGATATTCTGGACGAGAAAGCCTATGTGAACGGGATTGTCGGGCTGATGGCCACAGGTGGATCGACAAACCTGTTAATCCACCTCATCGCCATGGCACGGGCGAGCGGCGTGATCCTCGATTGGCAAGACTTTAAGGATATCGCAGATGTGGTGCCGCTGTTGACGCGGATTTATCCCAATGGGCTGGCGGATGTGAACCATTTCCATGCGGCGGGTGGCCTTGGGCTGGTGGTGCGCGAATTGCTAGGCGCTGGGCTGTTGCATGATGATACGCTGACGGTGGCGGGGCATGGGTTGGCGCATTACACAAAAGAGCCGAAATTGATTGATGGCGTGTTGGTTTGGGAAGAAGGCACGGATGTGTCTCTGAACGACAAGATTATCGCATCCGTAGAAGCGCCGTTTCAGGAAACCGGCGGGCTGTCAGCACTGACAGGGAACCTTGGGCACGGAGTGATGAAAACGTCGGCCGTTGCGCCAGAACGGCGCGTGATTTCTGCACCGTGCCGCGTGTTTCATGACCAAGCGTCCGTGGTGGCGGCGTTTCGGGCGGGGGAATTTGACAGTGATGTGGTTGTTGTCGTGCGCTATCAGGGGCCAAAGGCGAATGGGATGCCAGAGTTGCATGGACTGACGCCGTGTTTAACTGTGTTACAAGATCGCGGGATCAAGGTGGCGTTGGTCAGTGATGGGCGTATGTCGGGTGCCTCTGGCAAAGTGCCAGCGGCCATTCATGTGAGCCCAGAGGCGGTGGACAACGGGCCGATTGCGTTCTTGCAGGACGGGGATGTTGTGACGGTGGATGCCGAAGCG
Proteins encoded in this window:
- a CDS encoding sulfite exporter TauE/SafE family protein; this translates as MASGFTFLGTPIIIDGTLILVWLIVFLAGIFRGFAGFGSALLVVPALAYVYGPAQAIVIEVIIEIPVALGLVFGALKHAERKAVLPMLSMFVIFVPTGAFFASMIDPQPLKIAISILVLAMLVVIAQQKRLAAFITPTGTYLAGAFAGLTQGMTAIAGPVFATAILARGAPSQQARANIVCLAGGLIGLACFSFWAVGLITWATVAYAILAMPALMLGVWVGARLFNRLSDWNLRPIMLGFVAITALATLAQALT
- a CDS encoding PLP-dependent aspartate aminotransferase family protein, whose translation is MKKNSLAPETLAAQALRHIDEATGSVVPPMLATSTFARDENYDLREGYIYSRYAGPTTTHAEEIIAALEGSDDSLLFNSGMSASVAVVEALPPQAHVVAQGMMYHVGLQWLDRQAARGVISLDHFPAGDLDALADQIQPGKTKLVWIETPANGDWSITDIAAAAELAHAAGAILMVDSTAAPPCTQKPLDLGADISFHSATKYMGGHSDFTAGVLSARTDLHIWDEIRNVRSFQGTILPAFEAWLLIRSLRTLHIRYAACSSNAMAFAKHFAAHRDIETVLYPGLPTHPSHHVAANQMHNGFGGMMSILINGKDNRAFEMAKKTELFIPATSLGGVESLIEHRRTVAGPDSGIPDNLLRISIGIEHIDDLIADFEQALGATAHLG
- the gpt gene encoding xanthine phosphoribosyltransferase, whose product is MSENRLPHEKGFHISWDQIHRDSRALAWRLDGKGPDNGDWRAVVAITRGGMAPAMIVSRELDIRTVDTISVMSYHAGGGAANERREAKVLKSPDSELMGDGTGVLIIDDLVDSGKTLELVRKLYPNAHFATVYAKPEGEPMVDTFITGVSQDTWIFFPWDMALQYVEPYRGA
- the edd gene encoding phosphogluconate dehydratase — encoded protein: MTLNATINEVTARISARSAEARSKYLAQMAAARSDGPKRAHLSCGNQAHAYAPMEGDKDALAKGRGANVGIITAYNDMLSAHHPFAAYPDHIKDAVRGVGATAQVAAGVPAMCDGVTQGQDGMELSLFSRDAIAMSAAIGLSHNVFDSTVYLGVCDKIVPGLVIAAARFGHLPAVFLPAGPMPSGMGNDEKTQVRKDFAEGKCDRDALMAAEMASYHGAGTCTFYGTANTNQMLMEFMGLHLPGSSFVAPNTPLRAALTTEGAKIAAGLSDLGNSYTPVSDILDEKAYVNGIVGLMATGGSTNLLIHLIAMARASGVILDWQDFKDIADVVPLLTRIYPNGLADVNHFHAAGGLGLVVRELLGAGLLHDDTLTVAGHGLAHYTKEPKLIDGVLVWEEGTDVSLNDKIIASVEAPFQETGGLSALTGNLGHGVMKTSAVAPERRVISAPCRVFHDQASVVAAFRAGEFDSDVVVVVRYQGPKANGMPELHGLTPCLTVLQDRGIKVALVSDGRMSGASGKVPAAIHVSPEAVDNGPIAFLQDGDVVTVDAEAGILSVDPSVLEREVVHPEMFDAVGVGRELFAVFRDRTGAARDGASVFEF